The Heptranchias perlo isolate sHepPer1 unplaced genomic scaffold, sHepPer1.hap1 HAP1_SCAFFOLD_50, whole genome shotgun sequence genome contains a region encoding:
- the LOC137313988 gene encoding NACHT, LRR and PYD domains-containing protein 3-like isoform X2 — protein sequence MAEGPNRGEDPTSSTRMRMETDPNTAITEFLTKCDDYQLFQLTKFYRDRLEQAIEEGVEGLSLMLTGEDHFSGQEYHKVTELAEKANRTDSSKLLLNLVMEKGSQARRKMWESFVKMYRLPKLDKILKEIQELGPDPFDYMNIGRGLSEIPNHLKDVQLKHKETLRVQTETLRVNTILIKEKVKIFQLVNLYTELTVISTVRDRTLVEHELLARGRDHEEWREKHLRRELEKIRTDQLFQSSFSRRKSKSGSSVAVSGVAGIGKTTMVQKIVYDWATGKIYPHFQFVFSFKFRELNAINCRINLRNLTLDLYPYFGNILGELWKNPERLLFIFDGLDEFKDSIDFADNRRNTEPQYMCTDPEDWCEVSDIVYSLIQHKLLPGCSVLVTSRPTALHLLEKAEISVWAEILGFVGEERKEYFNKFFEDQVVAAAVFKHVEENEILYTMCYNPSYCWILGLSLGPFFTQRDRKHQRVPKTITQLYSYYIYNILKNHGREIESPRDVLLKIGEMAFTGVSEKKIVFRNGDLIKYNLQPSQFLSGFMMELLQRDDSAQSVVYTFPHLTIQEFVAALAQFLTPDRGDIRKLLSEAHSKEDGRFEIFLRFVVGLSSSQSARPLEEFLGPFLHQTICGVIDWVKEKVEGEIGKTESETGKWNLLNTFHYLFESQNKTLARVTVGSVETLTFNGLRLTPIDCAVLSHVIGLCDTIKFLDLENCYIQCEALQRLGPALHKCQVLRLASNKLGDSGVKLLSAALRNPDCKIQKLDLWDVSLSDSCTDDLVSALSTNRSLTVLDLGSNSFTDRSVPALRSLILTSRNLERIWLWGNQFSSNGNRHLESLQEFRPRLRVGV from the exons atggctgaaggaccaaacaggggagaagatccaacatcttcaacaagaatgagaatggaaacag atccgaacactgcaatcactgagttcctgacaaagtgcgacgattaccagctgttccagttgacgaaattctaccgggacagactagaacaggcgattgaagaaggGGTGGAGGGACTCAGTCTCATGTTAACAGGCGAGGaccatttcagtggacaagaataTCAC aaagtcaCTGAGCTCGCGGAGAAGGCAAACAGgacggacagttccaaacttctcctaaatctggtgatggagaaaggctctcaGGCCCGAAGGaagatgtgggaatcctttgtgaaaatgtacagattaccaaagttggacaaaatactgaaagagattcaggaacttg gtcctgatccatttgattatatgaacatcggacgaggtttatctgaaatacccaatcacctgaaag atgttcaactgaaacacaaggaaacacttcgggtccaaactgaaacactgagagtgaacacgatcctaataaaggagaaggttaagattttccagctggtcaatctatacactgagctaacggtcatttctactgttcgagatcggacactagtagaacatgaactgctggcaagaggcagagaccatgaagagtggagagagaaacatctccggagagaactggaaaaaatccgaactgatcaattgttccagagcagtttttcccggagaaaatccaaatctgggagttcagtagcagtgagcggagtcgcggggattggaaaaacaacaatggtacaaaagattgtttatgactgggccactgggaaaatatacccacactttcaatttgttttcagttttaaattccgcgAATTGAACGCGATTAACTGcagaataaacctgaggaatctgacactggatctgtatccttactttgggaatattctgggagagctctggaagaacccagagagattactgtttatattcgatggtttagatgaattcaaggacagtatcgattttgctgacaatcgaagaaatacagaacctcagtacatgtgcacagatcctgaagactggtgtgaagtgtctgacattgtgtacagtttaatacagcacaagctgctcccaggatgttcagtgctcgtgaccagccgccccactgcattacatttattggaaaaggctgagatcagtgtctgggctgaaatcctgggatttgttggtgaagaacggaaggaatatttcaacaagttttttgaagatcaggtggtggcagcagctgttttcaaacatgtggaggagaacgagatcctgtacaccatgtgttacaacccttcctactgctggatccttgGTCTGTCACtcggtcccttcttcacacaaagagacaggaaacatcagcgagttcccaagaccatcacccaactatattcctactatatttacaacattctgaaaaaccatggccgagagattgaatccccccgtgacgtgttactgaagatcggtgagatggccttcactggagtctccgagaagaagattgtgtttagaaatggagatttgatcaagtacaatctgcaaccttcccagttcctgtctgggttcatgatggaacttttgcagagagatgattctgcccagagtgtggtttacacattcccgcacctcaccatccaagagtttgtagccgcactcgcacaattcctgactccagatcgcggggacatccggaaactcctcagtgaagcccacagcaaggaagatgggagatttgagatatttctccgttttgttgttggtctctcctcctcacagtcagctcggcccctggaggagtttctgggtccatttcttcatcaaacaatctgcggagtgattgactgggtgaaggagaaggttgaaggagagattggaaagacagagagtgaaactggGAAATggaacctcctgaacacattccactacctgtttgagtctcagaataaaacactggctcgggtcacagtCGGATCTGTTGAAACACTTACATTTAATGGAttgcgactgaccccgattgactgtgctgtgttgtctcatgtcattggactctgtgatacaattaAATTCCTCGATCTGGAGAACTGCTACATTCAGTGTGAAGcactccagcggctgggacccgcactgcacaaatgccaggttttgag actggcgAGCAATAaattgggagattcaggagtgaaactattgtctgcggctctgaggaacccggactgtaaaatacagaaactgga tctatgGGATGTCAGTCtctcagattcttgtaccgatgatctcgtctccgctctcagtacaaaccggtcactgacggttctggacCTGGGATCAaattccttcacagaccgatctgtccccgctctccgctccctcatactgaccagCAGGAATCTGGAGCGGATCTG gctgtgggggaatcagttcagttcaaacggaaatagacacctggagtcactgcaggaattcagacccagactgagagtgggagtgtga